One genomic window of Stieleria sp. JC731 includes the following:
- the groL gene encoding chaperonin GroEL (60 kDa chaperone family; promotes refolding of misfolded polypeptides especially under stressful conditions; forms two stacked rings of heptamers to form a barrel-shaped 14mer; ends can be capped by GroES; misfolded proteins enter the barrel where they are refolded when GroES binds) — MAKQIVFDDDARAPLLAGVSKLARAVKSTLGPRGRNAVLDKGWGSPKVTKDGVTVAEDIELDDPFENLGAQLVKEAASKTNEVAGDGTTSATLLAEAIYREGLKMVASGADPMALTRGVNKAVDAVAAQIQKLAKPVNEKSKSEIKQVATIAGNNDPSIGDVLANAFTTVGKNGVITVEEGRSNETYVDVVEGMQFDRGFLSPHFVTDQDNVTVELDDCHILLFEEKISNNKKMIPLLEAISKEKKPLLVIAEDVEGEALATLVVNKMRGIISAAAVKAPGYGDRRKAILGDIAALTGGEAIFKDLGIDLESVKLKDLGRAKKVRITSDSTTIVGGAGKKAAIDGRVEQIRREIDQTDSDYDREKLQERLAKLAGGVAQINVGAATETEMKERKALIDDARAATQAALEEGIVPGGGTTLLRCRPAVEKLAKDLAGDEQLGAHIIRNVLDQPLRTIASNAGMDGAVVVNRVSQLKGKTEGYDANADKYCDLLAAGIVDPAKVVRTSLTNAASVATLLLTTESLVTEIPVEEDEAGGDHHHDHGMGGMGGMPGMGGMGGMGGMGMPGMM, encoded by the coding sequence GTGGCAAAGCAAATCGTTTTCGACGACGACGCACGAGCGCCACTGCTGGCCGGCGTCAGCAAATTGGCGCGAGCCGTCAAGAGCACGCTTGGCCCACGCGGCCGCAACGCCGTGCTGGACAAGGGCTGGGGCTCACCCAAAGTCACCAAAGACGGTGTCACCGTTGCTGAAGATATCGAACTGGATGACCCCTTTGAAAATCTGGGTGCCCAGCTCGTCAAAGAAGCAGCCAGCAAGACCAACGAAGTCGCTGGCGACGGCACCACCTCGGCAACCTTGCTCGCCGAAGCGATTTATCGCGAAGGCCTGAAGATGGTCGCCTCCGGTGCTGACCCAATGGCGCTGACCCGTGGCGTTAACAAAGCGGTTGATGCGGTCGCAGCTCAAATCCAAAAGTTGGCGAAGCCTGTCAACGAAAAGAGCAAGTCTGAGATCAAGCAAGTCGCGACCATCGCTGGTAACAACGACCCATCGATCGGCGACGTCCTGGCAAACGCCTTCACGACCGTCGGAAAGAACGGCGTGATCACTGTCGAAGAAGGTCGCTCCAACGAAACTTATGTTGACGTTGTTGAAGGGATGCAATTCGATCGTGGTTTCCTTTCGCCACACTTTGTCACCGATCAAGACAACGTGACGGTTGAACTGGACGACTGCCACATCCTGCTGTTCGAAGAAAAGATCAGCAACAACAAGAAGATGATTCCTTTGCTGGAAGCGATCAGCAAGGAAAAGAAGCCTCTGTTGGTTATCGCCGAAGACGTCGAAGGCGAAGCGTTGGCAACCTTGGTTGTTAACAAGATGCGTGGCATCATCTCGGCCGCAGCTGTGAAAGCTCCTGGCTATGGCGATCGCCGTAAAGCAATCTTGGGCGACATCGCTGCTTTGACCGGTGGCGAAGCGATCTTCAAAGACTTGGGCATCGATCTGGAAAGCGTCAAGCTGAAAGACTTGGGCCGAGCCAAGAAGGTTCGTATCACCAGCGATTCGACCACTATCGTCGGTGGTGCTGGCAAGAAAGCTGCGATCGACGGACGCGTCGAGCAAATCCGTCGCGAAATCGATCAAACTGACAGCGACTACGATCGCGAAAAGCTGCAAGAGCGTTTGGCCAAGCTGGCCGGCGGTGTTGCACAGATCAACGTCGGTGCTGCAACCGAAACCGAAATGAAAGAACGCAAGGCGTTGATCGACGACGCTCGTGCGGCAACTCAGGCGGCTTTGGAAGAAGGCATCGTTCCTGGCGGTGGCACAACTCTGCTTCGTTGCCGACCCGCTGTCGAAAAGCTTGCCAAGGATCTGGCCGGCGACGAGCAACTCGGTGCACACATCATCCGCAACGTTCTTGACCAACCGCTTCGTACCATCGCCAGCAACGCCGGCATGGACGGTGCTGTTGTCGTCAACCGCGTCAGCCAACTGAAAGGCAAGACCGAAGGTTACGACGCCAATGCTGATAAGTATTGCGATCTGTTGGCTGCCGGTATCGTTGACCCCGCAAAGGTTGTCAGAACCTCGCTGACCAACGCTGCGAGCGTCGCGACGCTGTTGTTGACCACCGAATCTTTGGTGACCGAAATCCCAGTCGAAGAAGACGAAGCTGGCGGCGACCACCACCATGACCACGGCATGGGTGGAATGGGCGGCATGCCAGGCATGGGCGGCATGGGTGGTATGGGCGGCATGGGCATGCCCGGCATGATGTAA
- the groES gene encoding co-chaperone GroES, with protein sequence MAKVKLRPLDDRVVVQPVEAETTTAGGIVLPDAAREKPQRGTIVAVGPGKLLESGNRGELSVAIGDTVIYGKYGGSDIEVDGQEMKILRESDILAKVL encoded by the coding sequence ATGGCTAAAGTAAAACTGCGTCCACTGGATGACCGCGTCGTTGTTCAACCTGTCGAAGCGGAAACCACCACCGCTGGCGGTATCGTTCTTCCCGACGCGGCACGCGAAAAACCACAACGCGGAACGATCGTCGCTGTCGGACCTGGCAAGCTTCTCGAAAGCGGAAACCGTGGCGAACTAAGCGTCGCTATTGGTGACACCGTGATTTATGGAAAGTACGGCGGAAGCGACATCGAAGTCGACGGCCAAGAAATGAAGATCCTTCGCGAGAGTGACATCTTGGCAAAGGTTCTGTAG